Proteins encoded within one genomic window of Egicoccus sp. AB-alg2:
- a CDS encoding gamma-glutamyltransferase → MLAAGGNAFDAAVAAGFAAAVVEPCLSSLGGGGFLLAHTDAGHQVLFDFFVDTPGRGVPDEVEPRLDAVTLRFGAADQVFHVGHGSVAVPGALAGYLHVHRRLGCLPLVDVLEPARRMAADGVVLGPDQAAVVHLLEPILGRSAEGRERFLPRGARLGPDAAVRNAPLAAFLERVAGGETTGFAAPDLSAGIAADMAAHGGLVSAADLAAYTVVEREPLRVDYRDATLVTNPPPSHGGTLIARGLRHLRQADAEPFGSARRLGHLVDAFDDVWRHHTGAATEQALPERRPRSARGTTHVSVCDDEGNLASMTTSNGSCSGVILADTGVMANNIMGETDLNPNLRGMGEGGRLRLPAGRRVGSMMAPSLLLRDRRAPVVLGSGGSERIRTAMTQVVVNLVDHGFDVAGAVRAPRVHWDGEVVQVEPGFASEAVAELATRRAVNVWPVTDLYFGGTHVASPDGSCAGDHRRGGACRVVEA, encoded by the coding sequence GTGCTCGCGGCCGGCGGCAACGCCTTCGACGCCGCCGTCGCCGCGGGCTTCGCCGCCGCGGTCGTCGAACCCTGCCTCAGCAGCCTCGGCGGCGGCGGCTTCCTGCTCGCCCACACCGACGCGGGACACCAGGTCCTGTTCGACTTCTTCGTCGACACGCCCGGCCGGGGCGTGCCCGACGAGGTCGAGCCGCGCCTGGACGCCGTGACCCTGCGTTTCGGCGCCGCGGACCAGGTCTTCCACGTCGGGCACGGCTCCGTCGCCGTGCCTGGTGCCCTCGCCGGCTACCTCCACGTCCATCGACGGCTCGGCTGCCTCCCGCTGGTGGACGTGCTGGAACCGGCGCGGCGGATGGCCGCCGACGGTGTGGTCCTGGGCCCGGACCAGGCCGCCGTGGTGCACCTGCTCGAGCCGATCCTCGGTCGCTCGGCCGAGGGGCGCGAGCGCTTCCTGCCGCGTGGTGCCCGTCTCGGCCCCGACGCCGCCGTCCGCAACGCACCCCTGGCCGCGTTCCTGGAGCGGGTGGCCGGCGGGGAGACCACCGGCTTCGCCGCCCCCGACCTGTCGGCCGGGATCGCGGCCGACATGGCCGCGCACGGGGGACTGGTGAGTGCGGCGGACCTCGCCGCCTACACGGTCGTCGAACGCGAACCGTTGCGGGTCGACTACCGCGACGCGACCCTGGTCACGAACCCGCCACCGTCCCACGGTGGGACGCTGATCGCCCGCGGTCTGCGCCACCTGCGGCAGGCCGACGCCGAACCGTTCGGCAGCGCGCGCCGGCTGGGTCACCTGGTGGACGCCTTCGACGACGTGTGGCGTCACCACACCGGCGCGGCCACCGAGCAGGCCCTGCCCGAGCGCCGCCCACGCAGCGCGCGCGGCACGACGCACGTCAGCGTCTGCGACGACGAGGGCAACCTCGCGTCCATGACCACGTCCAACGGAAGTTGCAGCGGCGTCATCCTCGCGGACACCGGGGTCATGGCCAACAACATCATGGGCGAGACGGACCTCAACCCGAACCTTCGCGGCATGGGCGAGGGCGGCCGGCTGCGGCTGCCCGCCGGGCGGCGGGTGGGCTCCATGATGGCCCCGTCGCTGCTCCTGCGTGACCGGCGCGCGCCGGTGGTGCTGGGCAGCGGCGGCTCCGAGCGCATCCGCACCGCCATGACCCAGGTCGTCGTGAACCTCGTCGACCACGGCTTCGACGTGGCGGGCGCCGTCCGCGCCCCCCGCGTCCACTGGGACGGCGAGGTGGTGCAGGTCGAGCCGGGCTTCGCCTCGGAGGCGGTCGCCGAACTCGCGACCCGGCGGGCCGTGAACGTCTGGCCGGTCACCGACCTCTACTTCGGCGGCACGCACGTGGCCAGCCCCGACGGCAGTTGCGCCGGCGACCACCGCCGTGGCGGGGCCTGCCGGGTCGTCGAGGCGTGA
- a CDS encoding aminodeoxychorismate/anthranilate synthase component II, whose protein sequence is MTDGPTPVSDGDRPRLLLVDNYDSFTYNLAQELGELGADVEVVRNDAFTLDELEADLPDGVVISPGPGTPDDAGLSNDVVRLVAGRRPLLGVCLGHQCIGEVYGGHIVRAPVLVHGKTSPIYHRREGVLADLPVPFDATRYHSLVVDRQTLPSALKVTAETSDGLIMAMRHREVDVEGVQFHPESVLTSAGMQLLGTFVARCATAATPADAPVA, encoded by the coding sequence GTGACCGACGGTCCGACACCGGTGTCCGACGGCGACCGGCCGCGACTGCTGCTCGTCGACAACTACGACTCGTTCACCTACAACCTCGCACAGGAGCTGGGTGAGCTGGGCGCGGACGTCGAGGTGGTGCGCAACGACGCCTTCACGCTGGACGAGCTCGAGGCCGACCTGCCCGACGGCGTGGTGATCTCGCCCGGCCCCGGCACGCCCGACGACGCGGGGCTGTCCAACGACGTCGTGCGGCTGGTGGCCGGGCGGCGACCGCTGCTGGGGGTGTGTCTCGGCCACCAGTGCATCGGCGAGGTCTACGGTGGCCACATCGTGCGGGCCCCGGTGCTCGTGCACGGCAAGACCAGCCCCATCTACCACCGGCGGGAGGGCGTGCTCGCCGACCTGCCGGTGCCCTTCGACGCGACCCGGTACCACTCGCTGGTCGTCGACCGCCAGACACTGCCCTCCGCATTGAAGGTCACCGCGGAGACCTCCGACGGGCTGATCATGGCGATGCGCCACCGCGAGGTGGACGTCGAGGGCGTGCAGTTCCACCCGGAGTCGGTACTGACCAGCGCCGGGATGCAGCTGCTGGGCACCTTCGTGGCCCGCTGCGCCACCGCGGCGACACCGGCCGACGCGCCGGTCGCCTAG
- a CDS encoding cell division protein CrgA — MPQSKHRRKGHNRPRAYQTAPPAKNPTPSAPWVPAVGVGLLVAGVLVILLAYLPFLQDLLASAPPFYGNWGLVVGFVMLLAGFVFLTRWR, encoded by the coding sequence ATGCCGCAGAGCAAGCACCGCCGCAAGGGACACAACCGCCCGCGGGCCTACCAGACCGCGCCGCCGGCGAAGAACCCGACACCGTCGGCACCGTGGGTCCCGGCCGTCGGGGTCGGTCTGCTGGTGGCCGGCGTCCTGGTGATCCTGCTGGCCTACCTGCCGTTCCTGCAGGACCTGCTGGCGTCCGCGCCGCCCTTCTACGGCAACTGGGGCCTGGTCGTCGGCTTCGTCATGCTGCTCGCGGGGTTCGTCTTCCTCACCCGCTGGCGCTGA
- a CDS encoding PaaI family thioesterase: MDAPHAEVDVPNRAALDALWRGDEYAGRLGAELEDWGGGWARVGLTVTDQHRNFAGWLHGGVGFGLGDVAFAVASNSWGRLAVALSVDVQFLASAAPGERLVAEGRERHRTARTGAYLIEVSSDGALVASLHALVHRTSRWHLGEDAWSAEWRATH, encoded by the coding sequence GTGGACGCGCCGCACGCCGAGGTGGACGTCCCCAACCGGGCGGCACTGGACGCGCTGTGGCGCGGCGACGAGTACGCCGGGCGACTGGGCGCGGAACTGGAGGACTGGGGCGGCGGCTGGGCCCGCGTGGGCCTGACCGTCACGGACCAGCACCGCAACTTCGCCGGCTGGCTCCACGGCGGGGTCGGGTTCGGGCTCGGCGACGTCGCGTTCGCGGTCGCGTCCAACTCCTGGGGGCGGTTGGCGGTCGCACTCAGCGTCGACGTGCAGTTCCTCGCCTCCGCCGCCCCCGGCGAGCGGCTGGTGGCCGAGGGCCGCGAGCGTCACCGCACCGCCCGGACCGGCGCCTATCTCATCGAGGTCAGCTCCGACGGTGCGCTGGTCGCCAGCCTGCACGCCCTGGTGCACCGCACGTCGCGCTGGCACCTCGGTGAGGACGCCTGGTCCGCGGAGTGGCGCGCCACCCACTAG
- a CDS encoding LuxR C-terminal-related transcriptional regulator → MQHTTIKVLLVDMFCVVREGVRAMVDGRHELHVVGEAASVAAGVAKAVTLRPDVVLVGADLPDGRGADLIRHLRTRVPGARTVVLSPFADEETFFQAVVAGAFGYLAEDIDADALARALHAVGRGRSLISPSTIDELRARSRASVVPDRLKRDLTGQEQRILTMVVEGATNREIANRLSLAEKTVRNYMSNILAKTGARNRTELTAAVVGGANRAGLSRGPRRIPALAHAG, encoded by the coding sequence ATGCAGCACACCACCATCAAGGTTCTGCTGGTAGACATGTTCTGCGTGGTACGCGAGGGCGTACGCGCCATGGTCGACGGCCGCCACGAGTTGCACGTCGTCGGAGAGGCGGCATCCGTCGCCGCCGGGGTGGCCAAGGCCGTCACGTTGCGGCCCGACGTGGTCCTGGTCGGGGCCGACCTGCCCGACGGGCGCGGCGCCGACCTCATCCGTCACCTGCGCACCCGCGTCCCGGGCGCCCGGACCGTGGTCCTGAGCCCCTTCGCGGACGAGGAGACGTTCTTCCAGGCCGTCGTGGCCGGTGCTTTCGGCTACCTCGCCGAGGACATCGACGCCGACGCCCTGGCCCGGGCGCTGCACGCGGTCGGCCGCGGCCGGTCGCTCATCAGCCCCTCGACCATCGACGAGCTGCGCGCCCGGTCGCGCGCCTCGGTGGTACCCGACCGGCTCAAGCGGGACCTGACCGGCCAGGAACAGCGCATCCTCACCATGGTCGTCGAGGGAGCGACCAACCGGGAGATCGCGAACCGCTTGTCGCTGGCCGAGAAGACGGTGCGCAACTACATGTCCAACATCCTCGCCAAGACCGGAGCGCGCAACCGCACAGAGCTGACGGCGGCCGTCGTCGGCGGAGCGAACCGCGCCGGACTCAGCCGCGGGCCCCGCCGGATCCCGGCGCTTGCCCACGCCGGCTGA
- a CDS encoding polyprenyl synthetase family protein, which yields MTAAPPAVTALRAEVDTALARALAERLPRLRDYHPALDPVAEHLQRFMTGGKRIRPVLLLLGYAAGGGMPPGSVMGPALALEFLHTCALAHDDVIDRADTRRGEPTVHRSFARLHAGAGWQGDAEAYGEAVAILLGDLAFVLADEVFLTADVPAERLLAGLAGFTRLREEVMAGQYLDLWAATSRTTDRDLTERIAAMKSGWYSVARPLQVGATLAGADPALIDGLVRFGDPLGRAFQVRDDLLGVFGVAAETGKSTLGDLVEGKRTLLVAEAAARLAPDAWSRLDAALGDPSLDEQTGDHARRLLRDSGAEAAAEAYVAAAIAEAHAQLDRLALPDGVATALRELATYLGDRSS from the coding sequence GTGACCGCCGCACCACCCGCCGTGACCGCCCTGCGCGCCGAGGTGGACACGGCACTCGCACGCGCCCTCGCCGAGCGCCTGCCGCGGCTGCGCGACTACCACCCGGCGCTCGACCCGGTGGCCGAGCACCTGCAGCGGTTCATGACCGGCGGCAAGCGCATCCGTCCGGTGCTGCTGCTGTTGGGTTACGCGGCCGGCGGCGGCATGCCGCCCGGGTCCGTCATGGGTCCCGCCCTGGCGCTGGAGTTCCTGCACACCTGCGCCCTCGCCCACGACGACGTCATCGACCGTGCCGACACCCGCCGCGGCGAGCCGACGGTGCATCGCAGCTTCGCCCGCCTCCACGCGGGGGCGGGCTGGCAGGGTGACGCCGAGGCGTACGGGGAGGCGGTGGCGATCCTGCTGGGCGACCTCGCCTTCGTGCTGGCCGACGAGGTGTTCCTCACCGCCGACGTCCCGGCGGAGCGGCTGCTGGCCGGCCTCGCCGGCTTCACCCGGCTGCGCGAGGAGGTCATGGCCGGCCAGTACCTCGACCTGTGGGCGGCGACCAGCCGGACCACCGACCGCGACCTCACCGAACGCATCGCCGCGATGAAGTCGGGCTGGTACTCGGTGGCCCGGCCGCTGCAGGTGGGGGCCACGCTCGCCGGTGCGGACCCGGCGCTGATCGACGGGTTGGTCCGCTTCGGTGATCCGCTGGGCCGTGCCTTCCAGGTCCGCGACGACCTGCTCGGCGTGTTCGGGGTGGCGGCGGAGACGGGCAAGTCGACGCTGGGCGACCTGGTGGAGGGCAAGCGCACGCTGCTGGTGGCCGAGGCGGCCGCGCGCCTGGCCCCCGACGCGTGGTCCCGCCTGGATGCCGCCCTGGGCGACCCGTCCCTCGACGAGCAGACCGGCGACCACGCCCGGCGCCTGCTGCGCGATTCCGGGGCCGAAGCCGCCGCCGAGGCCTACGTGGCGGCCGCCATCGCCGAGGCGCACGCGCAACTCGACCGGCTGGCGCTGCCCGACGGGGTGGCGACGGCCCTGCGGGAGCTGGCGACCTACCTGGGCGACCGCAGCAGCTGA
- a CDS encoding site-2 protease family protein yields the protein MFSRAVRLTRIRGVEVRLDVSLVPFAALVAWFFAARFRESHALSTAIVMAGIGCLLFIASILAHEVAHALEARHRGLEVPRITLFLFGGVTEMHAASETPRDEFVVAAVGPWISLVCGAAFGLFGTWATWSLPAAAAAPIAEVAGLLAWVNVVLAVFNLVPGAPLDGGRVLRAGLWWLLKDRRRALRIAARAGQALAIGLMLLGVRAVQVAGTDGLFGALMWLAVGFFLWSAARAEIRQSDVDALLEGRAARDLVGRLPDAVHPDQPLHLLDPDTVAPGRTLLPVAADHPTGDAPLGSGPNGHLAGVLSVRELVELHPTDRAARVARDLLQHVDHLPRVGLDDDVRDLIAAFSGKVHAVRLHADGRDVGVVTEREVARALTALRRNGGTPAPDKATEPAS from the coding sequence ATGTTCTCCCGCGCCGTTCGGCTCACCCGCATCCGTGGCGTCGAGGTGCGTCTCGACGTGTCGTTGGTGCCGTTCGCCGCGCTGGTGGCCTGGTTCTTCGCGGCGCGGTTCCGGGAGTCGCACGCGCTGTCGACCGCCATCGTCATGGCCGGGATCGGCTGCCTGTTGTTCATCGCCTCGATCCTGGCCCACGAGGTGGCGCACGCCCTCGAGGCGCGCCACCGCGGCCTCGAGGTGCCGCGCATCACGCTGTTCCTGTTCGGCGGCGTGACGGAGATGCACGCCGCGTCCGAGACGCCTCGTGACGAGTTCGTCGTGGCCGCGGTCGGCCCCTGGATCAGCCTCGTGTGCGGCGCGGCCTTCGGCCTGTTCGGGACGTGGGCGACGTGGTCGCTGCCCGCCGCCGCGGCCGCGCCGATCGCCGAGGTGGCGGGCCTGCTGGCCTGGGTCAACGTCGTGCTGGCCGTGTTCAACCTCGTCCCCGGCGCCCCGCTGGACGGCGGCCGGGTACTGCGCGCCGGCCTGTGGTGGCTGCTGAAGGACCGTCGGCGCGCGCTGCGCATCGCCGCCCGCGCCGGTCAGGCGCTGGCGATCGGGCTGATGCTGCTGGGCGTACGGGCCGTGCAGGTCGCCGGCACGGACGGGCTCTTCGGCGCGTTGATGTGGCTCGCCGTCGGCTTCTTCCTGTGGTCGGCGGCGCGGGCCGAGATCCGCCAGAGCGACGTGGACGCGCTCCTCGAGGGTCGGGCGGCCCGCGACCTCGTCGGTCGGCTGCCCGACGCGGTCCACCCCGACCAGCCGCTGCACCTGCTGGACCCGGACACGGTCGCGCCCGGTCGGACGCTGCTGCCCGTCGCCGCGGACCACCCGACGGGCGACGCGCCCCTCGGGAGCGGCCCCAACGGCCACCTCGCCGGGGTCCTCTCGGTGCGTGAGCTCGTCGAGCTGCACCCGACCGACCGCGCGGCCCGGGTGGCCCGCGACCTGCTCCAGCACGTCGACCACCTGCCGCGGGTCGGCCTGGACGACGACGTCCGCGACCTGATCGCCGCCTTCTCCGGCAAGGTGCACGCCGTGCGGCTGCACGCCGACGGGCGTGACGTCGGCGTGGTCACCGAACGCGAGGTGGCACGCGCCCTCACGGCACTGCGCCGCAACGGTGGCACGCCCGCACCGGACAAGGCCACGGAGCCGGCGTCGTGA
- a CDS encoding acetyl-CoA C-acyltransferase, with protein sequence MRDAVIVEAVRTPVGKGKPGGALSGWHPVDLLAHTLQALVGRAGIDPGEVDDVITGCVSQAGAQAFNVGRNAVLAAGFPESVPATTIDRQCGSSQQALHFAAQGVIAGSYDVAIACGVEVMSRVPMFSSTMGQDPFGTRIPERYPGGLVPQGISAELIAAKWNLSRQDLDAYAARSHQRAAAATRDGRFAAELLPVAVDRGEGPTGETMTADEGIRPDSTPDSLAGLQPAFRNDAVSQRFPQIQWVVTAGGASQISDGAAAVLVMERSRAEALGLTPRARVHAMAVAGDDPVFMLTGVIPATQQVLARAGMSIDQIDAFEVNEAFAPVVLAWQQETGADLDRVNVNGGAIANGHPLGASGAKLTTTLLHVLEQTGGRYGLQTMCEGGGMANATVLERLG encoded by the coding sequence ATGCGTGACGCGGTCATCGTCGAAGCCGTCCGGACGCCCGTCGGCAAGGGCAAGCCCGGCGGTGCCCTGTCGGGCTGGCACCCGGTGGACCTGCTCGCTCACACCCTGCAGGCGTTGGTCGGGCGGGCCGGCATCGATCCCGGCGAGGTCGACGACGTCATCACCGGCTGCGTGTCACAGGCTGGCGCGCAGGCCTTCAACGTGGGCCGCAACGCGGTGCTGGCGGCCGGCTTCCCGGAGTCCGTGCCCGCCACGACCATCGACCGGCAGTGCGGCTCCTCCCAGCAGGCGCTGCACTTCGCCGCCCAGGGGGTCATCGCGGGTAGCTACGACGTCGCCATCGCCTGCGGCGTCGAGGTGATGTCCCGGGTCCCGATGTTCTCCTCGACCATGGGCCAGGACCCCTTCGGCACCCGGATTCCCGAGCGGTATCCGGGCGGTCTGGTCCCGCAGGGCATCTCCGCGGAACTGATCGCGGCCAAGTGGAACCTCTCACGCCAGGACCTCGACGCCTACGCCGCACGCTCCCACCAGCGCGCCGCCGCGGCCACCCGCGACGGCCGCTTCGCGGCCGAACTGCTGCCGGTCGCCGTCGACCGCGGCGAGGGGCCGACCGGTGAGACGATGACGGCCGACGAGGGCATTCGCCCGGACTCGACGCCCGACTCCCTGGCCGGTCTGCAGCCCGCTTTCCGCAACGACGCGGTCTCGCAGCGCTTCCCGCAGATCCAGTGGGTCGTCACGGCCGGCGGGGCCTCGCAGATCTCCGACGGCGCCGCCGCGGTGCTGGTCATGGAGCGCAGCAGGGCCGAGGCGCTCGGTCTCACGCCGCGGGCCCGGGTCCATGCCATGGCGGTGGCCGGGGACGACCCCGTCTTCATGCTCACCGGCGTGATCCCGGCGACGCAGCAGGTGCTGGCCCGCGCCGGGATGTCCATCGACCAGATCGACGCCTTCGAGGTCAACGAGGCCTTCGCGCCGGTCGTGCTCGCCTGGCAGCAGGAGACCGGCGCCGACCTGGACCGGGTCAACGTCAACGGTGGCGCGATCGCCAACGGCCATCCGTTGGGGGCGTCGGGCGCCAAGCTCACGACCACCCTGCTGCACGTCCTGGAGCAGACCGGCGGGCGCTACGGCCTGCAGACCATGTGCGAGGGCGGCGGCATGGCCAACGCCACCGTCCTCGAACGCCTGGGCTGA
- a CDS encoding PDZ domain-containing protein, producing the protein MSQPDVTTSGPPPVPEPTPPTRPRPRSWWRVGFYTLTLAIVLWAAVLVPLPYVEYVPGGPTEIEPLLEIEGTETTELDGSASLLTVFLRQQPTLQSLRAAVSDQRRLIPLAQVFPPDVDRDTFFAGQREVFGRQFEIAAVIGAQAAGVETTILSEPVVVSVLPGSPADGVLQPRDVIVAVDGQAVVAAEEIQARTRAGAVGEQIALEVRRGEETIQTSVVLGELPGVDFPAMGISVETAVYDIELPFDVRLASTTRIGGPSAGMMVAVTVYDLLAEEDLLRGRTVLGTGSVDADGRVGPVGGVPEKMLAAAEYGADVVLVPASQLDQALTTAPPDLDVIGVATVEEAIDALRGKGR; encoded by the coding sequence GTGAGCCAGCCGGACGTGACGACGTCGGGCCCACCGCCGGTTCCCGAGCCCACGCCGCCCACACGACCGCGGCCCCGGTCGTGGTGGCGGGTGGGCTTCTACACGCTGACGCTGGCGATCGTGCTGTGGGCGGCGGTGCTGGTGCCGCTGCCCTACGTGGAGTACGTCCCCGGCGGTCCGACGGAGATCGAACCGCTCCTGGAGATCGAGGGGACGGAGACGACCGAACTCGACGGCAGCGCGTCGCTGCTGACCGTGTTCCTGCGCCAACAGCCGACCTTGCAGTCGTTGCGGGCGGCCGTCTCCGACCAGCGCCGGCTCATCCCGCTCGCGCAGGTGTTCCCGCCGGACGTCGACCGGGACACCTTCTTCGCCGGGCAGCGCGAGGTCTTCGGCCGGCAGTTCGAGATCGCCGCGGTCATCGGGGCGCAGGCCGCAGGGGTGGAGACGACGATCCTGTCCGAACCCGTGGTCGTCAGCGTGCTGCCCGGCAGCCCGGCCGACGGGGTCCTGCAGCCGCGCGACGTCATCGTCGCCGTCGACGGGCAGGCGGTCGTCGCCGCCGAGGAGATCCAGGCCCGCACGCGCGCCGGCGCCGTCGGCGAGCAGATCGCGCTGGAGGTCCGCCGCGGGGAGGAGACGATCCAGACCTCGGTCGTCCTCGGCGAACTGCCCGGCGTCGACTTCCCCGCGATGGGCATCTCGGTGGAGACGGCCGTCTACGACATCGAGTTGCCGTTCGACGTCCGCCTCGCGTCGACGACCCGCATCGGCGGTCCCAGCGCCGGCATGATGGTCGCCGTGACGGTGTACGACCTGCTGGCCGAGGAGGACCTGCTGCGGGGACGCACCGTGCTGGGCACCGGCAGCGTGGACGCCGACGGCCGGGTCGGCCCGGTCGGCGGGGTGCCGGAGAAGATGCTGGCCGCGGCCGAGTACGGCGCGGACGTGGTCCTGGTCCCCGCGTCGCAGCTCGACCAGGCGCTGACGACGGCACCACCGGACCTCGACGTGATCGGGGTCGCGACCGTCGAGGAGGCGATCGACGCGCTGCGCGGCAAGGGCCGCTAG
- a CDS encoding class E sortase codes for MARVVRGVGWTLVVAGSVVLLYVVYLLWFTDLSTNASQRDLAQQWELRLPDGDDDVGRDSTPVADDGDEPVATGDAYAALWFERDGQRIVNDEVLYVVEGVSLDDLRLGPGHYPDSARPGGEGNLAIAGHRTTYGRPFWALEELRDGDTIHVVDRDGREWVYAYREQRVVAPTDVWVVDEDPLGTGAPTITLTTCHPKFSAAQRLIAWGELVEEPTTS; via the coding sequence TTGGCACGGGTCGTGCGCGGGGTCGGTTGGACCCTGGTGGTCGCCGGCAGCGTCGTCCTGCTCTACGTGGTCTACCTGCTGTGGTTCACGGACCTGTCGACCAACGCCTCCCAACGCGACCTCGCCCAGCAGTGGGAGCTGCGCCTACCCGACGGCGACGACGACGTGGGCCGGGACTCCACGCCGGTCGCCGACGACGGGGACGAGCCCGTGGCGACGGGCGATGCCTACGCCGCGCTGTGGTTCGAGCGCGACGGCCAGCGCATCGTCAACGACGAGGTCCTCTACGTCGTCGAGGGCGTCTCCCTCGACGACCTGCGCCTGGGTCCGGGGCACTATCCCGACTCCGCTCGCCCCGGCGGCGAGGGCAACCTCGCGATCGCCGGCCACCGCACCACCTATGGCCGCCCGTTCTGGGCGCTGGAGGAGTTGCGCGACGGCGACACGATCCACGTCGTCGATCGTGACGGCCGGGAGTGGGTGTACGCCTACCGTGAGCAGCGCGTCGTGGCGCCGACCGACGTGTGGGTGGTCGACGAGGACCCGCTGGGCACCGGCGCCCCGACCATCACGTTGACCACCTGCCACCCGAAGTTCTCCGCCGCGCAGCGGCTGATCGCCTGGGGCGAGCTCGTGGAGGAGCCGACGACCTCATGA
- a CDS encoding FmdB family zinc ribbon protein produces MPVYEYVCTVCGQRTERLLPHAQAGEPGPCPACEGTLERRFSRVAVRLNAWGFSRTDGFVPDRPGRGDFRTVRERAERIADGDT; encoded by the coding sequence GTGCCGGTTTACGAGTACGTCTGCACCGTCTGTGGACAGCGCACCGAGCGTCTGCTGCCCCATGCACAGGCCGGCGAGCCCGGCCCCTGCCCGGCGTGCGAGGGCACGCTCGAGCGGCGCTTCAGCCGGGTGGCCGTGCGGCTCAACGCCTGGGGCTTCAGCCGCACGGACGGCTTCGTTCCCGACCGGCCCGGCCGCGGTGACTTCCGCACCGTCCGTGAGCGCGCCGAGCGGATCGCGGACGGCGACACCTGA
- a CDS encoding AMP-binding protein, whose amino-acid sequence MAGPPDPASLERPWLAAYPPGVPPTYRLPAVALPRLLEDAARDFPGTAALVSDGRGVDYASLRDRVDDLARRFAGTGLVPGDRVLVGLHNGVVAPVVLLALWRLGAAVVPVPPDLPAERLRAIAQDAGVAAVVGTARVLHELRQHVALPPIAVCVSGEEWPGPRRRLRLPRRPHRGGHDHVRLADLLAGDGARTVPAAPEPDTVAALVYRARGDDLRGVGLTHANLVANAFQARLWVPDVQAGRERVLVADPLHEVLPLTLGLLAGVLSAATIVLLDRPEPAALARAIEREKPTLFPTVPARLGALLADRDGARRDLTSLRVCVAGGAPLDPRLAAEVERRTGGARVREGYGLAEAAPLTHAQPVYGRATFGTMGLPVTDTVAIVVDPDDFGRVLPPDTPGMLLVHGPQVAPGYRDRPELTARTFVDGWLVTGDLATVDADGVFTHVGRIDEVVKREGRFVSPRHVEAALLHHPAVARAGVVASGDLLLGAVVTRRRTRLGSDVLVEHCRQLLDAAAVPDRVTVVDRLPETAAGDLDRDDLRQLLAGG is encoded by the coding sequence GTGGCCGGACCGCCGGACCCGGCGTCCCTCGAGCGGCCGTGGCTCGCCGCCTACCCGCCCGGGGTACCGCCCACCTACCGTCTGCCGGCGGTCGCGCTGCCGCGCCTGCTCGAGGACGCCGCCCGCGACTTCCCGGGCACGGCCGCACTGGTGAGCGACGGCCGCGGGGTCGACTACGCGTCCCTGCGTGACCGCGTGGACGACCTCGCCCGCCGGTTCGCCGGCACCGGTCTGGTACCCGGCGACCGGGTGCTGGTCGGCCTGCACAACGGCGTGGTCGCGCCCGTCGTACTGCTCGCGCTGTGGCGCCTGGGGGCGGCGGTCGTGCCCGTGCCACCCGACCTGCCGGCCGAACGGCTGCGGGCGATCGCGCAGGACGCGGGCGTGGCCGCCGTCGTCGGTACCGCCCGGGTGCTGCACGAGCTGCGTCAGCACGTCGCGCTCCCCCCGATCGCGGTGTGCGTGAGCGGCGAGGAGTGGCCGGGGCCCCGTCGCCGTCTTCGATTGCCGCGGCGTCCACATCGCGGCGGGCACGACCACGTCCGGCTCGCCGACCTGCTGGCCGGTGACGGTGCGCGGACGGTCCCGGCGGCGCCCGAGCCCGACACCGTCGCGGCCCTGGTCTACCGCGCCCGCGGTGACGACCTGCGTGGGGTGGGGCTCACCCACGCCAACCTCGTCGCCAACGCCTTCCAGGCCCGTCTCTGGGTCCCCGACGTGCAGGCTGGGCGTGAGCGGGTGCTGGTGGCCGACCCGCTGCACGAGGTGTTGCCCCTGACGCTGGGGCTGCTGGCCGGCGTGCTGTCCGCCGCGACGATCGTGCTCCTCGACCGTCCCGAGCCCGCCGCCCTGGCCCGCGCGATCGAGCGGGAGAAGCCGACGCTGTTCCCGACCGTTCCCGCCCGGCTCGGTGCTCTGCTGGCGGACCGTGACGGGGCACGTCGCGACCTGACCTCCCTGCGCGTCTGCGTCGCGGGCGGCGCGCCCCTCGATCCGCGCCTGGCCGCCGAGGTGGAGCGGCGTACCGGCGGCGCCCGCGTCCGTGAGGGCTACGGGCTCGCCGAGGCGGCACCGCTCACCCACGCCCAGCCGGTCTACGGGCGGGCGACGTTCGGCACGATGGGCCTGCCCGTGACGGACACGGTCGCGATCGTCGTCGACCCCGACGACTTCGGCCGGGTGTTGCCCCCGGACACGCCGGGCATGCTCCTGGTCCACGGTCCCCAGGTGGCGCCCGGCTACCGGGACCGACCCGAGCTCACGGCGCGGACGTTCGTGGACGGCTGGCTGGTCACCGGCGACCTCGCGACGGTCGACGCCGACGGCGTCTTCACCCACGTCGGGCGCATCGACGAGGTCGTCAAGCGCGAGGGCCGGTTCGTGTCCCCCCGGCACGTCGAGGCGGCGCTGCTGCACCATCCCGCCGTCGCCCGCGCCGGTGTCGTCGCGTCCGGTGACCTGCTGCTGGGGGCCGTCGTGACGCGCCGGCGGACCCGCCTCGGCAGCGACGTCCTCGTGGAACACTGTCGCCAGCTGCTGGACGCCGCCGCCGTCCCCGACCGGGTGACCGTCGTGGACCGGCTGCCCGAGACCGCGGCGGGCGACCTCGACCGCGACGACCTGCGCCAGCTGCTGGCGGGAGGGTGA